One Setaria viridis chromosome 5, Setaria_viridis_v4.0, whole genome shotgun sequence genomic region harbors:
- the LOC117855664 gene encoding single myb histone 4, with amino-acid sequence MGAPKQKWTQEEEEALRRGVLKHGAGKWRTIQKDPEFSPVLSSRSNIDLKDKWRNLSFSASGLGSRDKMRVPKISGPSSSPASSSQAQLLPVANKVAEASQDAEKKPQDGKTPPKYGAMILEALSELNEPNGSEISAIFGFIEQRHEVQPTFRRLLSSKLRRLAESKKIEKVDNKLYRLVDSSATRTLAPIKASAPKQKDLSKPSKVSKNLGLFVATSPALEAAMAAAAKVADAEAKAHDAHDQMMEVERILKMAEETESLLTVAAIAYDRCSRGEITTLNPAPRKL; translated from the exons ATGGGCGCGCCGAAGCAGAAGTGgacgcaggaggaggaggaggcgctccGCCGCGGCGTGCTCAAGCACGGAGCCGGCAAGTGGCGGACCATCCAGAAGGACCCCGAGTTCAGCCCGGTCCTCTCGTCCCGCTCCAACATCGACCTCAAG GACAAATGGAGGAATCTAAGTTTCAGTGCAAGTGGACTGGGTTCAAGGGATAAAATGAGGGTTCCAAAAATATCTGGACCCTCATCTTCCCCAGCGTCTAGCTCACAGGCTCAGCTTCTCCCAGTGGCCAATAAAGTTGCTGAAGCTTCACAAGATGCTGAAAAAAAGCCACAGGATGGGAAAACTCCACCAAA GTATGGTGCCATGATCCTGGAAGCTCTTTCGGAATTGAATGAGCCAAATGGTTCAGAGATTAGTGCAATCTTTGGCTTTATAGAG CAAAGGCATGAAGTGCAACCAACCTTTAGAAGATTGCTTAGTTCAAAGTTGCGGCGACTTGCAGaatcaaaaaaaattgaaaag GTTGATAATAAGTTGTATAGGCTTGTAGATTCCTCTGCGACAAGAACTCTAGCTCCGATAAAAGCATCAGCTCCAAAGCAGAAGGATTTATCGAAGCCATCGAAGGTGTCAAAGAACCTAGGACTGTTTGTCGCCACCAGCCCAGCACTAGAGGcagcgatggcggcggcagccaaAGTAGCTGATGCGGAGGCGAAAGCACACGATGCACATGATCAGATGATGGAGGTAGAAAGGATCCTCAAGATGGCTGAGGAGACGGAGTCTCTCCTCACAGTTGCAGCAATTGCCTATGATCGAT GTTCAAGGGGAGAGATAACCACATTAAATCCGGCGCCAAGGAAGCTCTGA